In one Diprion similis isolate iyDipSimi1 chromosome 6, iyDipSimi1.1, whole genome shotgun sequence genomic region, the following are encoded:
- the LOC124407791 gene encoding uncharacterized protein LOC124407791, producing the protein MTARYECPDHTKGPQDIHIRYQDTALVIFKEQQNRPRLQNYLSFGPSRKTMEYTNNGNDAVIVKNVARSTLNTTAAGQISIKPSAACSII; encoded by the exons ATGACTGCCAGATACGAATGTCCGGATCACACAAAAGGACCCCAAGATATTCACATACGCTATCAGGACACAGCTTTGGTGATTTTTaag GAACAACAAAATCGACCTAGATTGCAAAATTACCTGAGCTTCGGTCCTAGCCGCAAAACAATGGAATATACCAATAATGGTAACGACGCGGTAATCGTTAAAAACGTTGCGAGATCAACGCTGAACACAACGGCCGCTGGACAGATATCGATTAAGCCAAGTGCAGCTTGCTCAATAATTTGA